In the Devosia sp. SL43 genome, one interval contains:
- a CDS encoding LacI family DNA-binding transcriptional regulator produces the protein MVSARQQPTMMDVAQRAGVSPMTVSRAFKDGTSVSAKTREKVAAAADELGYVFDSTASNLRSQKTNFVAVTIPSINNANFAQTVRGLSDVLRPRGLQILLGYTDYDMAQEERLIEQLLTRRPEAIVVTGGKHTPRARRLLENAGIPVVETWDLPEHPIQNVVGFSNAAAVERLVDHLVEQGKTRIAFIGGDTTLDTRGADRRLGFLRAVERHGLATDRLIAVGIPPISMREGAAAMGHLLDTMPDTEAVICVSDLSAFGALTECQRRGIAVPGSISIAGFGDYDIGQISVPPLTTLNPFPTEIGQQAARLILDLMDGQSPEPIQSIVPELLVRESTQGQPVPNPGR, from the coding sequence ATGGTCAGCGCCAGACAACAGCCCACCATGATGGACGTTGCTCAGCGCGCCGGCGTGTCGCCCATGACCGTGAGTCGCGCCTTCAAGGATGGCACCTCGGTCAGCGCCAAGACGCGGGAAAAGGTTGCCGCCGCCGCCGATGAACTCGGTTATGTCTTCGACAGCACGGCGTCCAATCTGCGCTCGCAGAAAACCAATTTCGTCGCCGTCACCATCCCCTCGATCAACAATGCCAATTTCGCCCAGACCGTTCGCGGTCTCTCCGATGTCCTGCGCCCGCGCGGGCTGCAGATTCTGCTCGGCTACACCGACTACGACATGGCCCAGGAAGAACGGCTGATCGAGCAATTGCTAACCCGTCGGCCCGAAGCCATCGTGGTGACCGGCGGCAAGCATACGCCACGGGCCCGTCGGCTGCTGGAGAATGCCGGCATCCCGGTCGTGGAGACCTGGGACCTGCCCGAGCATCCGATCCAAAATGTCGTCGGCTTCTCCAATGCCGCCGCCGTCGAGCGGCTGGTCGATCACCTCGTCGAGCAGGGCAAGACCAGGATTGCCTTTATCGGTGGTGACACCACCCTCGATACGCGTGGCGCTGACCGGCGCCTGGGCTTTCTGCGCGCGGTGGAGCGGCATGGCCTCGCCACCGACCGGCTGATCGCCGTCGGCATTCCGCCCATTTCCATGCGCGAGGGCGCGGCGGCCATGGGTCATCTGCTCGACACCATGCCCGATACGGAAGCCGTCATCTGCGTCTCCGATCTCTCGGCATTCGGCGCCCTCACCGAATGCCAGCGGCGCGGCATCGCCGTGCCCGGCAGCATCAGCATTGCCGGCTTTGGCGATTATGACATCGGCCAGATTTCCGTCCCGCCTCTGACCACGCTCAACCCGTTCCCGACCGAAATCGGCCAGCAGGCCGCACGCCTCATCCTCGACCTCATGGATGGCCAGTCCCCAGAACCCATCCAGTCCATCGTGCCCGAACTGCTGGTGCGCGAAAGTACGCAGGGCCAGCCGGTCCCGAACCCGGGGCGGTAG